TCGACGATGGTGCCGATGCCGGTGCGGGTGAAGCCGCCGCCGGCCGACAGCGGCGAGACGATCTCGCCCGGCTGCGCCGCCTTGGCAACGACCACGCCGGCGAACGGCGCGCGCACCACGGTGTTGTCGACACCGAGGTCGGCGATCGCGAGCTGGTCGGCGGCGACGCGCGCGTTGCGCTGTGCGGTGTTCAACTGCGCGCGCAGCGCGTCGCGCTGGGCGATGGCCTGGTCGTACTGCGAGCGCGACACCAGCTGCTGGCCGACCAGCGAATCCATCCGCCGCGCTTCGGCTTCCGCCTGCGCCAGCTGCGCCTGCACGCTGCCGGCCTGGCTGCGTGCGGCGGCCAGCTGCGATGACGACAGGGCGCGCTGCGCATCGGCATCGATGGGGTCGAGCGTGGCCAGCACCTGGCCTTCCTCCACCGCCATGCCTTCCTCGATCAGCACCTCGCGCACACGGCCGGTGATCTTGGCCGACACCGTGGCCATGCGGCGGGCGACCACATAACCGCTGGCGTCGAGCACCGAGGCCGGCGCGCCGCCGGCACCACCGCTGGCGACCACCGGCGCGGTACGCACCGCGATCGCCTGCTCGCGCCCGAGCAATGCCCAGGCGGCAACGGCGAGCACCACCACGGCGGCGGCCACGGCCAACCCGATCCACAGTCCACGCCGCGACGGCGGCGGCTCCGGGCGTCGGTCGATGCGCAGTTCCTTCAGCAGATCGGCTTTCGTGTTCATGCGGGCCCAGACGGCGTGAGTCGGAACAGTGTGACCGCGGCGCAGCCCGGCGGGAGTGGCCGGAAGTCACTTCGTTGCCCGCGACGATGCGGGGCCAGTGTGCGGGCCAGCGACCGCCGTCGTCAGGTGATGGTTGTCATCTCGATCGCCTGACGGACTCGACTGCCTGCCGATGCCGCGCAGCCGCACGCTGTGACCACCCCGAACGGAGCACGTCCATGTTGGCCCCGATCCCCGCAGCAAGGCTGCAAGGCGCACGTTACCGCCATGGCGCGGTGTGCGCACTCGATGGCCTGGACCTGGAGCTGCATGCCGGCGAAGTGCTGGCGCTGCTGGGCCCCAACGGCGCCGGCAAGTCGACCACGGTGGACCTGCTGCTCGGCCTGAAGACACCCGACGAGGGCGAGGCGCGTCTGTTCGGCGCGGATCCGCGCGGCGTGGCGTCGCGCCTGCAGGTCGGGGTGATGCTGCAGAGCGAGGTCCTGCCCGAGCGGCTCACCGTGCGCGAGCTGATCGAATGGGCCAGCTGCCACTATCCGCACCCGATGCCGGTGGCCGATGCAGCGGCGCTTGCCGGCATCGGCGATCTGCTTGCGAAGCGTTACGGCCGGCTCTCGGGCGGTCAGCAACGGCGGGTGCAGTTCGCGATCGCACTGTGCGGGCAGCCGCGGCTGCTGTTCCTCGACGAGCCGACCACCGGACTCGATATCGGCGCACGCGCGCAGGTATGGGCCGCGGTCCGCTCGATGGCCGCGCAGGGGTGCGCGGTGCTGCTGACCACGCACTACCTCGAGGAGGCCGAAGCCCTGGCTGACCGCGTCGTCGTGCTCGACCGCGGGCGCACGCTGGCCGCCGGCACCACCGCGCAGGTGCGCGCGCTGGTGGGCGGGCGCCGCATCCGCTGTCTCACCGCGCTGCCGGCGGAAGTCGTCGCGGGCTGGCCGCAGGTGCGCGAAGCGCAGGTCGTTGGTGGACGGCTCGAGGTGGTGACCGGCGAGGCGGAAGCGGTGGTGCGCTGCCTGCT
This portion of the Luteimonas yindakuii genome encodes:
- a CDS encoding efflux RND transporter periplasmic adaptor subunit, coding for MNTKADLLKELRIDRRPEPPPSRRGLWIGLAVAAAVVVLAVAAWALLGREQAIAVRTAPVVASGGAGGAPASVLDASGYVVARRMATVSAKITGRVREVLIEEGMAVEEGQVLATLDPIDADAQRALSSSQLAAARSQAGSVQAQLAQAEAEARRMDSLVGQQLVSRSQYDQAIAQRDALRAQLNTAQRNARVAADQLAIADLGVDNTVVRAPFAGVVVAKAAQPGEIVSPLSAGGGFTRTGIGTIVDMDSLEIEVDVGEAYIGRVQPEMPVTATLNAYPDWRIPAEVIAIVPTADRGKATVKVRIAIKEKDRRIVPDMGVSVSFLEQATEGTDATDAAPRALRVPAAAIVERDGATVAFALAGDRVERRVVRTGGTVGGQREVTSGLVAGEDVVVDPPAALGDGSLVVRQ
- a CDS encoding ABC transporter ATP-binding protein; translated protein: MLAPIPAARLQGARYRHGAVCALDGLDLELHAGEVLALLGPNGAGKSTTVDLLLGLKTPDEGEARLFGADPRGVASRLQVGVMLQSEVLPERLTVRELIEWASCHYPHPMPVADAAALAGIGDLLAKRYGRLSGGQQRRVQFAIALCGQPRLLFLDEPTTGLDIGARAQVWAAVRSMAAQGCAVLLTTHYLEEAEALADRVVVLDRGRTLAAGTTAQVRALVGGRRIRCLTALPAEVVAGWPQVREAQVVGGRLEVVTGEAEAVVRCLLDADPALQELEVLRAGLAEAFVELTNPHAREAA